A window of the Fusarium poae strain DAOMC 252244 chromosome 3, whole genome shotgun sequence genome harbors these coding sequences:
- a CDS encoding hypothetical protein (TransMembrane:7 (o12-31i43-61o95-115i122-143o175-197i209-227o247-266i)), which produces MAIESRATQIAAVGYTFVILSSIATCLRVYCRAFVIKAFALDDWFAVIAQFMFIVFCSYELTGTRYGTGRHFRDITDEHDLVKAMQMWWTCEPTYVLANMAVKASIAIFLLRICVTRTHRMIIYVATGITELYSLFFFLLFVLQCRPTSLFWQRYSSNPPNGSCLDATVVANAFYGYSAISCASDWTYSILPMFLVWKLQMSKRTKISVIGILAAGAIASSATIIRFPYLYSLTDIDDFLYSTSDVAIWSTVETGLGITAAAFATLRPLLRNFLGQGSSAEGGGNSARPWQRTGSNHPSGGGYLRSHGVEGGEEGFDLHDNAGKRIGVTTIIDHGDDIKGGESSKRTSRSVETDSVKELRNDWSSSHSDIAGADKNGQPRPEKGWNVLVKKTVTQTRGSDLA; this is translated from the exons ATGGCGATCGAGAGTCGGGCGACGCAGATTGCTGCGGTTGGATACACTTTTGTCATTCTTTCCTCAATAGCGACTTGTCTACGTGTTTATTGTCGTGCCTTTGTCATCAAGGCTTTTGCGCTGGATGATTGGTTTGCCGTCATCGCCCAG TTTATGTTTATCGTTTTCTGCTCTTACGAACTCACTGGAACACGTTACGGAACTGGACGTCACTTCAGGGATATCACCGATGAACATGATCTCGTCAAGGCTATGCAG ATGTGGTGGACATGCGAACCGACATACGTCCTGGCCAACATGGCCGTCAAAGCCAGTATCGCCATTTTCCTGCTCCGAATCTGTGTCACCCGAACACACAGAATGATCATCTATGTCGCAACCGGTATCACTGAGCTTTAcagcttgttcttcttcttgctttTCGTCCTCCAGTGCCGACCTACATCTCTCTTCTGGCAACGATATTCCTCCAACCCTCCCAATGGAAGCTGTCTCGACGCCActgtcgttgccaacgcctTCTATGGCTACTCTGCTATCAGTTGTGCCTCCGACTGGACATACAGTATTCTCCCCATGTTCCTTGTCTGGAAGTTGCAGATGAGCAAGAGAACCAAGATCTCTGTTATCGGTATCTTGGCAGCTGGTGCCAT TGCTTCTAGTGCAACCATCATCCGATTCCCTTACCTTTACTCTTTGACCGATATCGACGACTTCCTTTACTCCACATCAGATGTCGCCATCTGGTCCACTGTCGAAACTGGTCTCGGTATTACTGCCGCAGCATTCGCTACCCTCAGACCCCTGCTCCGAAACTTCCTTGGCCAAGGATCTTCTGCCGAAGGCGGTGGAAACTCTGCCAGGCCCTGGCAAAGAACCGGCAGCAACCACCCCTCCGGCGGTGGTTACCTCCGCAGTCATGGTGTCGAAGGCGGCGAGGAAGGGTTCGACCTCCACGATAATGCTGGAAAGCGTATCGGTGTCACTACCATCATTGACCATGGCGACGACATCAAGGGCGGCGAAAGCTCGAAGCGAACCAGCAGATCTGTCGAGACTGACTCTGTCAAGGAACTTCGCAATGATTGGAGCAGCAGTCACTCGGACATTGCTGGTGCAGACAAGAATGGCCAGCCAAGACCAGAGAAGGGCTGGAATGTTTTGGTGAAGAAGACTGTTACACAGACAAGGGGATCGGACCTTGCTTAA